Proteins found in one Streptomyces sp. CB09001 genomic segment:
- a CDS encoding amino acid permease, protein MSNSTTTKAPQPVDASLSHGLKQRHLSMIALGGVIGAGLFVGSGAGIAAAGPSIVVAYTVSGLLVMLVMRMLGEMSAAYPSSGSFSAHAERAIGPWAGFTAGWAFWVLLCTAVGLEGIGAAQIVHGWLPGTPEWAWVALFMVVFCGTNLAAVKNFGEFEFWFAALKVGAISLFLVLGVLAICGMLPGTDSPGTSHLGDFLPHGGNGLIIGLLASVFAYGGLETVTIAAAESENPVRGVASAVRTAMWRIALFYIGSMAVIVTLVPWDSPEVVEKGPYVAALDELGIPGAGQLMNIVVLVALLSAMNANIYGASRIGYSLVERGQGPRVLGRVSGGVPRVAVLVSSLFGFGCVLLSYWRPDDVFSWLLNMIGAVILVVWIFIAAAQLRLRRRLEQEAPEKLVVRMWGFPWLTWVALAGMAAVFVLMAREPDTRVQLYSTGGMTLVLAAVGYARQRRGAARG, encoded by the coding sequence ATGTCCAACAGCACCACCACCAAGGCGCCCCAGCCGGTGGACGCCTCCCTCTCCCACGGCCTCAAGCAGCGCCACCTGTCGATGATCGCCCTCGGCGGGGTGATCGGAGCCGGCCTGTTCGTCGGCTCCGGCGCCGGTATCGCCGCCGCGGGGCCCTCGATCGTCGTCGCCTACACCGTCTCCGGTCTCCTCGTGATGCTGGTGATGCGGATGCTGGGCGAGATGTCCGCCGCGTATCCGTCCTCCGGCTCCTTCTCCGCGCACGCCGAGCGGGCGATCGGCCCCTGGGCCGGTTTCACCGCGGGCTGGGCGTTCTGGGTGCTGCTGTGCACCGCCGTCGGCCTCGAGGGCATCGGCGCGGCGCAGATCGTGCACGGCTGGCTGCCGGGCACGCCCGAATGGGCGTGGGTGGCGCTGTTCATGGTGGTGTTCTGCGGGACGAACCTGGCCGCCGTGAAGAACTTCGGCGAGTTCGAGTTCTGGTTCGCGGCGCTCAAGGTCGGCGCGATCTCGCTGTTCCTGGTGCTCGGCGTGCTGGCGATCTGCGGGATGCTGCCGGGCACCGACTCCCCCGGCACCTCCCACCTGGGCGACTTCCTGCCCCACGGCGGCAACGGCCTGATCATCGGCCTGCTCGCCTCGGTGTTCGCCTACGGCGGCCTGGAGACGGTGACCATCGCGGCGGCCGAGTCGGAGAACCCGGTCAGGGGCGTGGCGAGCGCCGTGCGGACCGCGATGTGGCGCATCGCGCTGTTCTACATCGGCTCGATGGCGGTCATCGTCACCCTGGTCCCGTGGGACTCCCCCGAGGTCGTCGAGAAGGGCCCGTACGTCGCGGCCCTCGACGAGCTGGGCATCCCGGGCGCCGGGCAGCTCATGAACATCGTGGTGCTGGTGGCGCTGCTGAGCGCGATGAACGCCAACATCTACGGGGCCTCACGCATCGGCTACTCGCTGGTCGAGCGGGGGCAGGGACCGAGGGTGCTGGGCCGGGTGTCGGGCGGGGTGCCGCGGGTCGCGGTACTCGTCTCCTCCCTCTTCGGCTTCGGCTGCGTGCTGCTCAGCTACTGGCGGCCGGACGACGTCTTCTCCTGGCTGCTGAACATGATCGGCGCGGTCATCCTGGTCGTCTGGATCTTCATCGCCGCCGCGCAGCTGCGGCTGCGCCGCAGGCTGGAGCAGGAAGCGCCCGAGAAGCTGGTCGTGCGCATGTGGGGCTTCCCGTGGCTGACCTGGGTGGCGCTGGCGGGCATGGCCGCGGTGTTCGTCCTGATGGCCCGCGAGCCGGACACGCGGGTGCAGCTGTACTCGACCGGCGGGATGACGCTGGTCCTGGCGGCCGTCGGCTACGCCCGGCAGCGGCGGGGCGCGGCTCGCGGATAG
- a CDS encoding biotin transporter BioY, with protein MSTAAVPARSGQVLADLIPSSRVRDVALVAGGAVLTGVAAQIAVPVPGSPVPVTGQTFAALLVGTSLGARRGLLSLALYALVGMAGVPWFAEGGSGTGAPSLGYVFGMLLAATAVGALARRGADRSVLRTAGTMLIGEAIIYAVGVPYLALAADMSLTAAIAAGLTPFLIGDAVKAALAMGVLPTAWKLVDKR; from the coding sequence ATGAGCACCGCTGCCGTCCCCGCCCGATCCGGGCAGGTCCTCGCCGACCTCATCCCCTCCTCCCGAGTCCGGGACGTCGCGCTCGTGGCGGGCGGTGCCGTACTCACCGGCGTCGCGGCCCAGATCGCGGTGCCCGTGCCCGGCTCCCCGGTGCCGGTGACCGGCCAGACCTTCGCGGCCCTGCTCGTCGGCACCTCGCTCGGCGCCCGCCGCGGCCTGCTGTCCCTCGCGCTCTACGCCCTGGTCGGCATGGCGGGCGTCCCGTGGTTCGCCGAAGGCGGCTCCGGCACCGGCGCCCCCTCCCTCGGCTACGTCTTCGGCATGCTGCTCGCCGCCACCGCCGTCGGCGCCCTGGCCCGCCGCGGCGCCGACCGCTCGGTGCTGCGCACCGCGGGCACGATGCTGATCGGCGAGGCGATCATCTACGCCGTCGGTGTGCCGTACCTGGCCCTCGCCGCCGACATGTCCCTCACCGCCGCGATCGCGGCCGGTCTCACCCCGTTCCTGATCGGCGACGCGGTGAAGGCCGCGCTGGCGATGGGCGTCCTGCCCACCGCGTGGAAGCTGGTCGACAAGCGGTAA
- a CDS encoding amino acid permease, whose product MTSQPTLTKPEEEPAGPSPSGSGLQAGLKNRHLSMIAIGGVIGAGLFVGSSSGIATAGPGILLSYALVGTLVVLVMRMLGEMSAANPTSGSFSAHADRALGPWAGFSIGWLYWFFWVVVLAVEATAGAKILEGWIPAVPQWGWALLVMIVLTATNLASVGSYGEFEFWFAGIKVVAIAAFIVVGGLAVFGVLPGVDSDRAGLGNLTEHGGFLPHGAGAILTGVLLVVFSFMGSEIPTLAAGESEDPQRAVTKATNSIIWRIAVFYLGSIFVVVTLLPWDSQSIVDQGSYVAALDSLGIANAGEIMNFIVLTSVLSCLNSGLYTASRMAFSLGRRGDAPKAFARTTRRGVPQTAILSSVVFGFVAVFFNYKFPDTVFLFLLNSSGAVALFVWLAICFSQLRLRKIIQAEAPEKLVVRMWLYPYLTWAAAAVIVFVLGYMLTDTEHDGRSTVLLSLLVAALVLAVALVKQRITASRKAAAAKG is encoded by the coding sequence ATGACTTCGCAGCCGACCTTGACCAAGCCCGAGGAGGAGCCCGCGGGCCCCTCGCCATCCGGGTCCGGGCTTCAGGCCGGGCTCAAGAACCGCCATCTCTCGATGATCGCCATCGGCGGCGTCATCGGGGCCGGACTGTTCGTGGGTTCCAGTTCGGGAATCGCCACCGCGGGACCCGGCATCCTGCTCTCGTACGCTCTCGTCGGCACACTCGTGGTGCTGGTGATGCGGATGCTCGGGGAGATGTCGGCCGCCAACCCGACCTCGGGCTCCTTCTCCGCGCATGCCGACCGCGCGCTCGGCCCCTGGGCCGGCTTCTCCATCGGCTGGCTCTACTGGTTCTTCTGGGTCGTGGTGCTGGCCGTGGAGGCCACCGCCGGCGCCAAGATCCTGGAGGGGTGGATACCGGCCGTGCCCCAGTGGGGCTGGGCACTGCTCGTGATGATCGTGCTCACCGCCACCAACCTCGCCTCGGTCGGCTCCTACGGCGAGTTCGAGTTCTGGTTCGCCGGGATCAAGGTCGTCGCCATCGCCGCGTTCATCGTCGTCGGCGGACTGGCCGTCTTCGGGGTGCTGCCCGGCGTGGACAGCGACCGGGCGGGGCTCGGGAACCTGACCGAGCACGGCGGGTTCCTGCCGCACGGGGCCGGGGCCATTCTCACCGGCGTACTGCTCGTCGTCTTCTCGTTCATGGGCAGCGAGATCCCCACGCTCGCCGCCGGTGAGTCCGAGGATCCGCAGCGGGCCGTCACCAAGGCGACCAACAGCATCATCTGGCGCATCGCCGTCTTCTACCTCGGGTCCATCTTCGTCGTGGTGACGCTGCTGCCCTGGGACTCGCAGTCGATCGTCGACCAGGGCTCCTACGTCGCCGCGCTGGACTCGCTCGGGATTGCGAACGCCGGCGAGATCATGAACTTCATCGTGCTGACGTCCGTGCTGTCCTGCCTGAACTCCGGGCTCTACACCGCTTCCCGCATGGCCTTCTCGCTCGGCCGGCGCGGGGACGCGCCGAAGGCGTTCGCCCGGACCACCCGGCGCGGGGTGCCGCAGACGGCGATCCTGTCGTCCGTCGTCTTCGGCTTCGTCGCGGTCTTCTTCAACTACAAGTTCCCCGACACGGTCTTCCTCTTCCTGCTCAACTCCTCGGGCGCCGTGGCCCTCTTCGTCTGGCTGGCCATCTGCTTCTCGCAGCTGCGCCTGCGGAAGATCATCCAGGCCGAGGCGCCGGAGAAGCTGGTGGTGCGGATGTGGCTGTACCCGTACCTGACCTGGGCGGCCGCGGCGGTCATCGTCTTCGTGCTCGGGTACATGCTGACCGACACCGAGCACGACGGGCGCAGCACCGTGCTGCTGTCGCTGCTCGTCGCCGCGCTCGTCCTCGCCGTCGCCTTGGTGAAGCAGCGGATCACCGCGTCGCGGAAGGCCGCCGCCGCGAAGGGCTGA
- a CDS encoding GNAT family N-acetyltransferase, producing MERSTSDDGGVTTMTEPRVLRREEWDRWYATLIRAFGGVPEPAEELELFRELTRVDRSIGVWEGDGEDGACVGTTGAFDFRMTVPGGARVPAAGVTMVSVAATHRRRGVLTSMMRRQLDDVRAWGEPLAVLTASEPAIYGRFGYGAATFSLSAEIDTSRIRLSVPAGTDDVRLRYAAPADVLDACEAVYARLVPGRPGMLARRPGWERLALLDPESRRDGASPLQCVLARRGGAVTGFARFRVRPAWGPEGAGGTVVLDDLAGLDPATEAALWRFLYDVDLTSRLEVRGRPVDEAWQYQVTDIRRCRPELRDALYVRLVDVGAALAARTYQAPVDVVFEVEDAFCPWNAGRWRLSGDTKGASCERTADPADLALSVRELGAAYLGGVRLGALGAAGRVREVRAGALAAASVGFGSDVAPWLPHGF from the coding sequence ATGGAACGGTCCACGAGTGATGACGGCGGCGTGACGACGATGACGGAGCCGCGGGTGCTGCGGCGCGAGGAGTGGGACCGCTGGTACGCGACACTGATCCGTGCCTTCGGCGGGGTACCGGAGCCGGCCGAGGAGCTGGAGCTGTTCCGGGAGTTGACGCGGGTGGACCGGTCGATCGGCGTCTGGGAGGGCGACGGGGAGGACGGGGCGTGCGTCGGAACGACGGGGGCGTTCGACTTCCGGATGACCGTGCCGGGCGGCGCGCGGGTGCCCGCGGCGGGCGTGACGATGGTGAGCGTCGCCGCCACGCACCGGCGCCGGGGCGTGCTGACGTCGATGATGCGGCGGCAACTGGACGACGTACGGGCCTGGGGCGAGCCGCTGGCGGTCCTGACGGCCTCCGAGCCGGCGATCTACGGCCGGTTCGGGTACGGCGCCGCGACCTTCTCGCTCAGCGCGGAGATCGACACGAGCCGGATCCGGCTGTCGGTGCCGGCCGGCACGGATGACGTACGGCTGCGGTACGCGGCGCCCGCGGACGTGCTCGACGCGTGCGAGGCGGTGTACGCGCGGCTGGTGCCGGGGCGGCCGGGGATGCTGGCCCGGCGGCCCGGCTGGGAGCGGCTGGCGCTGCTGGATCCGGAGAGCCGGCGGGACGGCGCCTCGCCCCTGCAGTGCGTTCTCGCCCGGCGGGGCGGAGCGGTCACCGGGTTCGCGCGCTTCCGGGTGCGGCCGGCCTGGGGGCCCGAGGGGGCCGGGGGCACGGTGGTCCTCGACGACCTGGCCGGTCTCGACCCGGCGACCGAGGCGGCGTTGTGGCGCTTCCTGTACGACGTCGACCTGACCTCCCGGCTGGAGGTGCGGGGGCGGCCGGTCGACGAGGCGTGGCAGTACCAGGTGACGGACATCCGGCGGTGCCGGCCGGAGCTGCGGGACGCCTTGTACGTACGGCTGGTGGACGTGGGGGCGGCGCTGGCGGCGCGGACCTACCAGGCGCCGGTGGACGTGGTGTTCGAGGTCGAGGACGCCTTCTGCCCCTGGAACGCGGGGCGTTGGCGGCTGAGCGGCGATACGAAGGGGGCGTCCTGCGAGCGTACGGCCGACCCGGCGGATCTCGCCCTGTCCGTGCGGGAGTTGGGCGCGGCGTACCTCGGGGGTGTGCGCCTGGGTGCGCTGGGTGCGGCCGGGCGGGTGCGCGAGGTGCGGGCCGGGGCGCTGGCGGCGGCGTCGGTGGGGTTCGGGTCGGACGTGGCGCCGTGGCTGCCGCACGGGTTCTGA
- a CDS encoding DNA-formamidopyrimidine glycosylase family protein translates to MPEGHTIHRLAQDCTAAFARTAVHVTSPQGKFADSAALLDGTVLTTADAHGKHLFLGFGAAGNAAEDAAEDLAWVHIHLGLFGKVAFGPAPAPPPTDTVRLRLANDTTHVDLRGPTTCALITDPEKRAIHDRLGPDPLRPDADPAAAHRRISRSRTTIAALLMDQKVIAGVGNVYRAEVLFRHGIDPYRPGRDLTPAEWDTIWQDLTALMREGVRNNRIDTVRPEHTPEAMGRPPRVDDHGGEVYVYRRANQPCHLCGGPIRTADLAARNLFWCPTCQKR, encoded by the coding sequence GTGCCAGAGGGGCACACGATCCACCGGCTGGCCCAGGACTGCACCGCCGCCTTCGCCCGGACGGCAGTCCACGTCACCAGCCCCCAGGGCAAGTTCGCCGACTCGGCCGCCCTCCTCGACGGCACCGTCCTGACCACCGCCGACGCCCACGGCAAACACCTCTTCCTCGGCTTCGGCGCAGCCGGGAACGCGGCCGAGGACGCGGCCGAGGACCTCGCCTGGGTCCACATCCACCTCGGCCTCTTCGGCAAGGTCGCCTTCGGCCCGGCCCCCGCGCCCCCGCCCACGGACACCGTCCGCCTCCGCCTGGCCAACGACACCACCCACGTCGACCTCCGCGGTCCCACCACCTGCGCCCTGATCACGGACCCGGAGAAGCGGGCGATACACGACCGCCTCGGCCCCGACCCTCTGCGCCCGGACGCCGACCCCGCGGCCGCCCACCGCCGCATCTCCCGCAGCCGCACCACCATCGCCGCCCTGCTCATGGACCAGAAGGTCATCGCCGGCGTCGGCAACGTCTACCGTGCCGAGGTCCTCTTCCGCCACGGCATCGACCCGTACCGCCCCGGCAGGGACCTCACCCCCGCCGAGTGGGACACCATCTGGCAGGACCTCACCGCCCTCATGCGCGAGGGGGTACGGAACAACCGCATCGACACCGTCCGCCCCGAGCACACCCCCGAGGCCATGGGCCGACCGCCCCGCGTCGACGACCACGGCGGCGAGGTCTACGTCTACCGCCGGGCCAACCAGCCCTGCCACCTGTGCGGCGGCCCGATCCGCACCGCCGACCTCGCCGCCCGCAACCTCTTCTGGTGCCCCACCTGTCAGAAACGGTGA
- the tig gene encoding trigger factor: MKSAVETLNPTRVRLTVEVPFEELKDSLDAAYKKINQQVTVKGFRKGKIPARVIDQRFGRGAVLEEAVNDALPKFYTDAVNEAELNPLGQPEVDITELKDGETLNFTAEVDIRPSIEIPDYSGIEVEVDAVEVSDEDVEKSVEQLRERFASTSPVERAAADGDVLTIDLQATVDGEVLEDGVADGVSYTIGSGELLDGIDDAVKGLEAGGEATFTSELKGGSAAGKEAEVTVKVTQVAARELPELDDDFAQLASEFDTLEELQADSRKRLANMKQYDQATQAQERVLDKLLELVEVPVPEKLLEDEINTRKHNLEHHQLGQMGLDLEKYLELQGKTAEEFETETREAAVKGIKTQFVLDELVKQEKHNVSQEELTEHLMRRAASSGMSPDQFAQAVVEQGQVPLLVGEVARGKALASVVEKATVKDTNGEIVDLDDEEDEETEAPEAAATESADAEKADAEKADDKAEEKTEG; encoded by the coding sequence GTGAAGAGCGCCGTGGAGACCCTGAACCCGACCCGGGTTCGGCTCACTGTCGAGGTGCCCTTCGAGGAGCTCAAGGACAGCCTCGACGCGGCGTACAAGAAGATCAACCAGCAGGTCACGGTGAAGGGCTTCCGCAAGGGCAAGATCCCGGCCCGGGTCATCGACCAGCGGTTCGGCCGCGGTGCGGTTCTGGAGGAGGCGGTCAACGACGCGCTTCCCAAGTTCTACACCGACGCGGTCAACGAGGCCGAGCTGAACCCGCTCGGCCAGCCCGAGGTCGACATCACGGAGCTGAAGGACGGCGAGACGCTGAACTTCACCGCCGAGGTCGACATCCGCCCCTCCATCGAGATCCCGGACTACTCCGGCATCGAGGTCGAGGTCGACGCCGTCGAGGTCAGCGACGAGGACGTCGAGAAGTCGGTGGAGCAGCTGCGCGAGCGCTTCGCCTCGACCTCCCCGGTCGAGCGCGCCGCCGCGGACGGCGACGTGCTCACCATCGACCTGCAGGCCACGGTCGACGGCGAGGTCCTCGAGGACGGCGTCGCCGACGGTGTGTCCTACACCATCGGCTCCGGCGAGCTGCTGGACGGCATCGACGACGCCGTGAAGGGCCTGGAGGCCGGTGGCGAGGCCACCTTCACCTCCGAGCTCAAGGGCGGCTCGGCGGCCGGCAAGGAGGCCGAGGTCACCGTCAAGGTCACCCAGGTCGCCGCGCGCGAGCTGCCCGAGCTGGACGACGACTTCGCGCAGCTCGCGTCGGAGTTCGACACCCTGGAGGAGCTGCAGGCCGACAGCCGCAAGCGCCTCGCCAACATGAAGCAGTACGACCAGGCCACGCAGGCCCAGGAGCGCGTCCTGGACAAGCTGCTCGAGCTGGTCGAGGTCCCGGTCCCCGAGAAGCTCCTCGAGGACGAGATCAACACCCGCAAGCACAACCTCGAGCACCACCAGCTCGGCCAGATGGGCCTCGACCTCGAGAAGTACCTCGAGCTGCAGGGCAAGACCGCCGAGGAGTTCGAGACCGAGACCCGCGAGGCCGCGGTCAAGGGCATCAAGACCCAGTTCGTCCTCGACGAGCTGGTCAAGCAGGAGAAGCACAACGTCAGCCAGGAAGAGCTGACCGAGCACCTCATGCGCCGTGCCGCGTCCTCCGGCATGTCCCCCGACCAGTTCGCCCAGGCCGTCGTCGAGCAGGGCCAGGTCCCGCTCCTCGTCGGCGAGGTCGCCCGCGGCAAGGCCCTGGCCTCCGTGGTCGAGAAGGCCACGGTCAAGGACACCAACGGCGAGATCGTCGACCTGGACGACGAGGAGGACGAGGAGACGGAGGCCCCCGAGGCCGCCGCCACCGAGTCCGCCGACGCCGAGAAGGCCGACGCCGAGAAGGCCGACGACAAGGCCGAGGAGAAGACCGAGGGCTGA
- a CDS encoding ribose-5-phosphate isomerase, with amino-acid sequence MRVYLGSDHAGFELKNHLVEWLAAAGHEPVDCGPHIYDAQDDYPPFCLRAAERTAADPDALGIVIGGSGNGEQIAANKVKGVRAALAWSEETASLGRQHNDANVVAVGARMHTQEEATKFVETFLGTPFSGDERHIRRIDMLTAYETTGDLPPVPSHHPQQ; translated from the coding sequence ATGCGCGTGTATCTCGGCTCGGACCATGCGGGCTTCGAACTCAAGAACCACCTCGTCGAGTGGCTCGCGGCGGCGGGTCACGAGCCCGTCGACTGCGGTCCGCACATCTACGACGCCCAGGACGACTACCCGCCCTTCTGCCTGCGCGCCGCCGAGCGCACGGCCGCCGACCCCGACGCCCTCGGCATCGTGATCGGCGGTTCCGGCAACGGCGAGCAGATCGCGGCGAACAAGGTGAAGGGCGTGCGCGCGGCGCTGGCCTGGAGCGAGGAGACGGCGTCGCTCGGCCGCCAGCACAACGACGCCAACGTCGTCGCGGTCGGCGCCCGCATGCACACGCAGGAGGAGGCGACGAAGTTCGTCGAGACCTTCCTCGGCACCCCGTTCTCCGGCGACGAACGCCACATCCGCCGCATCGACATGCTGACGGCCTACGAGACGACGGGCGACCTTCCCCCGGTCCCGTCCCACCACCCGCAGCAGTAG
- a CDS encoding HD domain-containing protein → MPDDSGDSRPHPQSRAQRSATPRSATPRSATPRSVPSLSLAQVEATARAAHAGQTDKAGRPYTEHLRAVAEGVRRRGGDEQQIAAAWLHDAVEDEALSGRWLDEAPLSRRTKDIVLALTKRAGEPPEAYAARILAVPGALLVKEADLAHNADPARLAVLDEATRTRLTEKYARMRALLGGAGQGDGRDASPAGS, encoded by the coding sequence ATGCCCGACGACTCCGGTGACTCCCGCCCGCACCCGCAGTCCCGCGCACAGCGGTCCGCCACTCCGCGGTCCGCCACTCCGCGGTCCGCCACTCCGCGGTCCGTCCCGTCGCTCTCCCTGGCCCAGGTCGAGGCCACGGCCCGCGCCGCCCACGCCGGGCAGACCGACAAGGCGGGCCGGCCCTACACCGAACACCTGCGGGCCGTCGCCGAGGGTGTGCGGCGGCGCGGTGGCGACGAGCAGCAGATCGCGGCCGCCTGGCTGCACGACGCCGTCGAGGACGAGGCGCTGAGCGGGCGTTGGCTGGACGAGGCGCCGCTCAGCCGCCGTACCAAGGACATCGTCCTGGCCCTCACCAAGCGGGCGGGAGAGCCGCCCGAGGCGTACGCCGCGCGGATCCTGGCCGTGCCGGGCGCGCTGCTGGTCAAGGAGGCGGACCTCGCGCACAACGCCGACCCCGCGCGGCTCGCGGTCCTCGACGAGGCCACCCGCACACGGCTGACCGAGAAGTACGCGCGGATGCGCGCGCTTCTCGGTGGTGCCGGTCAGGGTGACGGACGCGACGCGAGCCCGGCCGGGTCCTAG
- a CDS encoding acyltransferase family protein yields the protein MTSSLRSDGDRKSPSPRTRPSRQRDAFFDNAKYLAIVLVGVGHAWGQILDGNRTVETLYRVLYTFHMPAFIVVSGYFSRSFDLSPKRVKRLITGVVVPYVVFEVAYALHRRVSEDPGNDISLLDPTYLLWFLCALFVWRLTTPLWQTLRWPLPIALGIAALASVTPTVGNDLNMQRVLQFLPCFVLGLLLRPEHFQLVRRRSVRIWSVPVVAAALVIAWWSVPRMETGWFYRNASVQDTSAPWWSGPVLTLALFGCSVVLSACFFAWVPGRRMWFTALGAGTIYGYLLHGFLVKEGDYTGWFQQPFLDRPLGEIGLTVLGAAVITLLCTKPVQRVLRYVVEPRMDWAFRRDAGDAARGRRKRDDAAEGGESSAAPAAPDGSGARASV from the coding sequence ATGACTAGCTCGCTGCGATCCGACGGCGACCGGAAGTCGCCGTCCCCACGCACCCGCCCGAGCCGGCAGCGCGACGCGTTCTTCGACAACGCCAAGTACCTGGCGATCGTCCTGGTCGGCGTGGGCCACGCCTGGGGTCAGATCCTGGACGGGAACCGGACCGTGGAGACCCTCTACCGGGTCCTGTACACGTTCCACATGCCGGCGTTCATCGTCGTCTCCGGCTACTTCTCGCGCAGTTTCGACCTGAGCCCCAAGCGCGTCAAACGGCTGATCACCGGTGTCGTCGTCCCCTACGTCGTCTTCGAGGTCGCCTACGCGCTGCACCGCCGCGTCAGCGAGGACCCGGGCAACGACATCAGCCTGCTGGACCCCACCTACCTGCTGTGGTTCCTGTGCGCGCTGTTCGTGTGGCGGCTGACCACTCCCCTCTGGCAGACGCTCCGCTGGCCGCTCCCGATCGCCCTCGGCATCGCCGCGCTGGCCTCCGTGACTCCCACCGTCGGCAACGACCTGAACATGCAGCGGGTGCTGCAGTTCCTGCCGTGCTTCGTGCTGGGTCTGCTGCTGCGCCCCGAGCACTTCCAGCTGGTGCGGCGCCGCTCGGTGCGGATCTGGTCCGTGCCGGTGGTCGCGGCGGCGCTGGTGATCGCCTGGTGGTCGGTGCCGCGCATGGAGACCGGCTGGTTCTACCGCAACGCCTCCGTGCAGGACACCAGCGCCCCCTGGTGGTCCGGGCCCGTCCTGACGCTCGCGCTCTTCGGCTGCTCCGTGGTGCTGAGCGCGTGCTTCTTCGCCTGGGTGCCCGGTCGGCGCATGTGGTTCACCGCGCTCGGCGCCGGCACGATCTACGGCTACCTGCTGCACGGTTTCCTGGTGAAGGAGGGCGACTACACCGGCTGGTTCCAGCAGCCCTTCCTGGACCGGCCGCTCGGCGAGATCGGGCTCACCGTCCTCGGCGCCGCCGTCATCACCCTGCTGTGCACCAAGCCCGTCCAGCGGGTCCTGCGGTACGTGGTCGAACCGAGGATGGACTGGGCCTTCCGACGGGACGCCGGCGACGCCGCCCGGGGCCGCCGCAAGCGGGACGATGCCGCCGAGGGCGGCGAGTCGTCCGCCGCTCCCGCCGCGCCGGACGGCAGCGGCGCGAGGGCCTCCGTCTAG
- a CDS encoding PP2C family protein-serine/threonine phosphatase codes for MAAGRQRRAEAETFAARWKKQWHRARVGVRRAAVDYFRGDGSDWIALAGLLLTIPVIAATTMANSVWCSPSALVIPIVAGGLLLRPASLLGLYAAAATALIVESVQLGPYTEGPSRVTPGVVLVVAACGFFGLLVAQFRSRVGVPWRRGGTMLFDLRERIRVQSKLPKLPKGWHREMALRPAGGQSFSGDFVVAARTNGGRTLEVVLTDVSGKGMDAASRALLLSGAFGGLLGSLPPHAFLPAANGYLLRQDWDEGFATSIHLVLDLDSGDYELYSAGHPPGLQLSAGTGRWEEKSADGPLLGVYDGAQFDQVKGTLRPGDVLMLFTDGLVETSDRDIAEGIDRLTGEADRYVAGGFHGAAWHLIEAVAKDVNDDRALLLICREGPTAQSVPSTD; via the coding sequence ATGGCAGCAGGACGACAGCGGCGCGCGGAGGCCGAGACGTTCGCGGCCCGGTGGAAGAAGCAGTGGCACCGGGCCCGCGTCGGCGTGCGCCGAGCCGCCGTCGACTACTTCCGCGGCGACGGCTCGGACTGGATCGCGCTCGCCGGACTCCTGCTGACGATCCCCGTCATCGCGGCCACCACGATGGCCAACTCGGTGTGGTGCTCACCCTCCGCGCTGGTCATCCCGATCGTCGCGGGCGGCCTGCTGCTGCGCCCGGCGAGCCTGCTCGGCCTGTACGCCGCGGCGGCCACCGCACTGATCGTGGAGTCGGTGCAGCTCGGCCCGTACACCGAGGGCCCCTCCCGGGTCACGCCCGGTGTGGTCCTGGTCGTCGCGGCCTGCGGCTTCTTCGGACTCCTCGTCGCCCAGTTCCGCAGCCGGGTCGGCGTGCCCTGGCGGCGCGGCGGCACCATGCTCTTCGACCTGCGCGAACGCATCCGCGTCCAGAGCAAGCTGCCCAAGCTGCCCAAGGGCTGGCACCGCGAGATGGCGCTGCGCCCGGCCGGCGGCCAGTCCTTCTCCGGCGACTTCGTCGTCGCGGCCCGTACGAACGGGGGCCGGACGCTGGAGGTCGTCCTCACCGACGTCTCGGGCAAGGGCATGGACGCCGCCTCGCGCGCCCTGCTGCTGTCGGGGGCCTTCGGCGGACTGCTGGGCAGTCTGCCCCCGCACGCCTTCCTGCCGGCCGCCAACGGCTATCTGCTCCGCCAGGACTGGGACGAGGGTTTCGCCACCTCCATCCACCTCGTCCTGGACCTCGACTCCGGCGACTACGAGCTGTACTCGGCCGGGCATCCGCCGGGCCTCCAGCTCAGCGCGGGCACCGGCCGCTGGGAGGAGAAGTCCGCCGACGGACCGCTGCTCGGCGTGTACGACGGTGCGCAGTTCGACCAGGTGAAGGGGACGCTGCGGCCCGGTGACGTGCTGATGCTGTTCACGGACGGCCTGGTGGAGACCTCCGACCGGGACATCGCCGAAGGCATCGACCGCCTCACCGGCGAGGCCGACCGCTATGTCGCGGGCGGCTTCCACGGCGCGGCCTGGCACCTGATCGAGGCCGTGGCCAAGGACGTCAACGACGACCGTGCCCTGCTGCTGATCTGCCGGGAGGGCCCGACGGCCCAGTCCGTGCCGAGCACGGACTGA